In the Channa argus isolate prfri chromosome 19, Channa argus male v1.0, whole genome shotgun sequence genome, TCTCAGAGTGAAACATGGTGAGGACGGGTTAGTGAGGCTCACCCTGTTCAGTTGGTGTAGAAAGTCGAGACATTGCTGAACTTTCTTGGAGAGCGTGAGGTCCAGGAGAGGTATGCTGTCATCTGCACTCCCAGAACTCTTTGCTGCTGACCCTCCACAGTGATGTGGCAGTAGTTTAAAGGTAGATTCAAGTAGAATTTAAATAACTGTTTtagatactgtacatttaaaatataaccCGATTCAACCTTGGCACTGATACCTAATTTAGGACAtgtagttttgtcttttttgtacataaataaatatatatacatatatatttaaaaaaaaaattgattcaGAGCTCGCAGTGATTGTGACTTCTCAATATGTGGCCAATGGGTTCACACCTTTGTCTGTAACTTGTCCCAACAATGGTCTTATGGCTGAAACAGTCACCTTAATCTCCCTTTTTATTTCCACTCGTGCACTTTTACTTGGGTCAGATGTTAGATAATGAAATGGGTTAACTTGTCAGGACAGTTTACATGGGTAGACCCAAATGCTAGCACGGAGAGAAGGAGTCCCATTAAGGAAACAACGGTGAGAACCTGGGAGGGAGCAGCTGGGTGAGCTGGGCTTAAgtaggtgaaaacaatcaggatCAATGAGGTGAGTAAAGTGACTGAAAAGGAGGTGGGactgagggactacaaaataaaagccggGAAATGGGAAGCAGGGCTGAGGAAAACAGGGTGAGAGTGAAAACGAGAGTTAGagtcagagagagggagcaagCGAAGTGCAGACAGGGatgggaagagagaaagaggcagagacagagactcGGGGAGCAAAAGTACAGGTATAAGAGTTGACAGTGGGAGGGGTGTGTGAGTGGGTTATTAGGGTGCAGGGAAGGCCAAACGGTGATGGTGAGCAGAGCCTACTGTCAGGTCTATGACATAACTGCCATCAGTGGTGGGCGTGGAGAGCAGACATGAAGGCTTCAGGGGACGACATAAAGACCTGGTTAAATTATAATCCATATAGTACGTGTGTTCCTGgtgactttattttgttttatagttcAAATTCAAAGAAAGATCTGTTGTAACTGCTTTGTGTCCCTCTTACTGTCTTCACAGCTGCAGTCTGCCTCTGTCCACTTTATAACAGCCAAGCACACCACACCCTTTAAGAGATACGTGGATGACATCAACTTCCGACTGGTTCCCTACCACTTTTACTCTGGCTGTCATGTGGCTGtaagtttttcctttcctttcttttcctttcctttcctaaATTTCTTGTATTACAGTTTCTGTGAAACCAAATTAACTAAATGTGTGTCGTGATCCTAACCACCAATGACCAAAATGTGAACTTTTCAGAATAACTCATAACATAAGTAGTAATACAAGACATAGTAATTAGGTCACTACCATGAAAGTAATGCACCATGAAATGTaccaaagtaaaatgaaaataccgTAGTTCTCTCACGTCGACTGTCTGTTCTCTCTGTGCCAATATGTCTGTCGTCAGTTTACTCTCTTTCTCAGCCTCTCATTGTAAGGGCTTTTCTTTATCTGTCCCTATTAATGTTTCGGTCTCTCTCAGTCTGCGTGCGATTCTCCGCAGCCTTGTCATACAACTGTAACTCTTGCCTCTAGGCCATGTCCATCTCTGAGGCCTGGTATGTCATCAAAGACCATGGCACCAACTACTGCAACCTCTACAACCTCATGGAGGGTAAGATCAGACATCCGTGGTGTGGTGAGGACACCTTTGACAGGCTTTTACATTTCCACTGATCACTTTGTCCTGGAGCCTAAGGGACTAGGCAGAGTGGGCTTTATCCCTTTAAATGAGTTCAGCCCAAAATTTGCACATAAGGCTGTATTGTTGTATCAGGTAGCGGTGAAATACAATACTGGAAGGCTGTAATACACCTATGGGGTTTCAGATTTATGAAGCCAAAACACTGCACAGCAGTGAACTCTGAGGCCCAGTAATTATGCTTACAGTCACTTCATCCTCTGTTCATGGTCACAGCACTAGAATTTCTGTGTACAGCAAAACACTCTACCTGAACtgtgcattttttcccccccatttgATTGGTCAACACGGTTTGCTGTTGGATGATGTCTGTTTTCTGGACCCATTGGTGCTGACacagttttcacattaaaagaaacaacGTGCTATGCACATAGCGCTAATGTCTGCCCGACCTTTGCAACAGTCACCGTTCATCTTACAGTTCAGGGCAGCATACTTAATCGCCACAAACACTGGTCAGTTCGATAAGCTACTGTCTGAGACACCACTAAACTTTTATCTGCTGTCAGGGCACAAAACAGCtttataatactgtatatgtcatGTACCAAAAGGCTTTTGTACAATATTGCTGAGTGTGTAAACAAACAGTATGATGTCTATTCTCATACAGTTTTGCCAGTTCTTGTTTTACGTTGTGGAAGCTCATGTGtatattttctgtcatttgttaACCAGCATGTGGTCTAACTGAAGCCAGAGGTTATAAGGAGGTTACCAGTGACTTCCTGTGTACCCAACGCTCCTCTGCTAACTGCACTGTCTACTGAGAGAATACTGAGGAATAGCATCAGAGACATTACTGgacattttgattttcttttttatttggaaTGGCTAGAAAAGACACACACTTCCAGGATGCATTAAAGTTATAGTGCAAGACCCCCCCCTACCTGTCTGTTTTGCTGTGCAAGAAATGCATGCAAGCTGTTGCACTTTTCACgtttcacactgaaacacacattttcatattaCATCCTGTATAAGTGGTGTGCTCGTTTTTACTAAATTTAAACAATTCAAATTTAGTTATCAAGTGTATATTATTAATACTTAGTGTATGCAGGCATTTATTACCATTTAGTTTGGAAAGAAGTCAGTGAAATATAGTAGTTTTGGTTCCATTATCAACAATCccaacacttttatttattgttcagCCAACTACATTTGAATTAGTCTTTaggtttattatttgttttcatatttttatattgattaCTGTGcaatatacatacatacttttattgtgtaaaactaaagtaaaaaaaaatgaaaaaataaactggACCCATTAAAGCAGATTCAGAAATAACGTATTAATCCCAGAGTGGATATTGCTCTTAAACCATAAgagctttattattttattatgatatTAACATTTTGTGACTTCCTTTTCTGTGTTCATGAATTATCAGTGGCCCTGCTTTATGACCAGCAACTCACCATGATTTAATGTCCACACAGTGCTCTGTGCCTCTGTCTGTCTACTGACAAAAAGATAAAGACTGAAACATAATTTTGAGGTTTAAGTCACCAGGTAAAATTTTGATTgccttgtctgtctttcttgtttgctctgggcccttggtaaaaaacaaaagccagaaaagaaaacaacagagagcCACTCGGTGTGAATATAGCTGTGAATTCTGCTCAGAGGTGAGTTGCAGTCTGACGAGGGGCATCATTCTTTCTGACACCTAAACCAGTTTTCACTCTTAAAAATGATGGTGGAGTGTGGAGGGCGGAGGGATCctctgagaaaaaaataaaccctTAGCTGCGTGTAGATTGCAGGGCAGCTTTTATTAAGGGAGCAATATGCTCAGCTGGGCTTCGCCCATCCATCACTAAGACCTGCCCCTCCCTCACACTGT is a window encoding:
- the LOC137105027 gene encoding uncharacterized protein encodes the protein MHPVRWFLAVVLLVGASKISCAGPLHAQCKVDWYFEIPCQVVYESLVSQIKKWRTMAGCTTGGQKCLYKLQSASVHFITAKHTTPFKRYVDDINFRLVPYHFYSGCHVAAMSISEAWYVIKDHGTNYCNLYNLMEACGLTEARGYKEVTSDFLCTQRSSANCTVY